The Candidatus Latescibacterota bacterium genome segment CGTTGTTCGTCTCGTCGAACTCGGCCACCTCGCCCTGCACATCGGCCCGCGCAATGATGTCGTTCTCCCGGGATGCCCCCGGCGGAATCATTACCGGCGTCGAATGATGGGCCGTTTCATCGGGTTCCAGGCCGTCATGATATATCGTCTCGAGAAGGACCTCTTCCTGATCGCCTCCATCTCCTGCCTGGAAGAATATCGAAACGGCGAAGGCCGGCGTACTTTCATTGCCGCGGTTGACTACGTCGTAAGTGACCGTTACCGGTTCGGTACCGTCTTCCAGCCTGGTCGGCGACCTGAGGATACTGGTGAACTCGAGATCGGGGCCGTTACCGAACGACATCTTCTCCATGTAGACGGCGTTGCCGAACTCGTCCCTCACCCCGTCCGCCTCGAGCACGTATCCCGTACCTGAACCGATAGTTTCGAGAAAACCGACGATGACCTGCAGGTTATCGGGCTCAAGGGATATACTCTGGATAGTAAGCTCGCTGGTGATATCGTCGGTCCTGTAAGCCCTGTACAATGATAGATCTACCGCGGTAGCCGGATCCATCCTCTCGCACCAGAAGACTCTCGCCGAACTGTCCGTTTCCGGCTTTACCCACCTGAACCAGGGGGGATAATGGTCGGCCATTCACCCGCCCGCGTACTGGTTTATACCGAACCAGTTGTAGACATACATCGGTGCTATGGGATACCCCGGTTCGCATGTCGCCACGCGCATCTCCCCTGTATCCGGATGCGGCCCGGGTATTATCCAGTCATAATCGATACCCAGGCTCAGGTATGTCGACTGAGACATCCATGTCCAGTCCGTTCGGCACTCGGGAAAACATATGCTTATCCCTGTCGTGGGATCACCCAGGCTGACCGAGTGCTCGGGATTGATAAAAATTCCGATAGTGATTACGGTGTGCGGGGCACTCGTGCTGAACTCGGCGCACATGATCCCGTCGTCGCTCGGCAGCACCCAGGTCCATGTAGTAAACTGCTGATAAAGATCGGTCAATACCGCGTCCATGTCATAATGATACGGGTCGGCGTATATGCCTATAAATGATGTCGGACCGGCGATAGCAGGTATCGCGATCGCCATGCAGACAGCCGCCGCAAGAACTGCTTTCCACGAAAGTCTCATCTCCGTTCTCCCCTGGCTGGAGACATCGATCCCCGATTATTCGAAAGTTAATCCCTGTAAGTATTATATCACCAGAAAGCCAATTCTACCATACACTTCATTCGCCACCTGTTCATTTCCCACCAAGCATGAACTCTAACTTCGAGCAGTTCATCAACCTCGAGTGGTCGAGGAAGGGTCCTCCAAGCAGCTTCCCGTCGAGCTTCACGGAACGAACCGACTGCACTCCGCTGTTATACTCTTCTGTGACAATCCTTATCTCCGGGCCACCCGCCGGCCTTATGATCGCTTCCTCGACACATGGCACACCGATCAGATACTCGTTCGAACCCGGGCAGACAGGATAGAACCCCAGGCAGCTGAAGATATACCACGCCGACATCTGTCCGCAATCGTCATTGCCGCAGAGGCCGTCGGGAGCGGCGCGATACATCGTGTCGACGATCTGGCGGACACGCCGTGCTGTCTTTTCCGGAGCGCCAGCATATGAATACAGATAGGCGATGTGATGGCTCGGTTCGTTGCCGTGCACGTAGTTGCCTATCATGCCGACCCGCGTGACATCCTCGCTATGAGCGATATCCTCGTCGGACACGCTCATTACAAAAAGTGAGTCGAGCCACTCCACGAGACGATCATTTCCGCCGACCAGATCTATCAACCCGGGAACATCATGAGGTACATAGAGAGAGTAGTTCCAGGCGTTCCCCTCGATGTACCCCTGCCCCGCCACGCTGAGAGCATCAAAAGGTCTAAGCCATGCGCCGTCCGAATTTCTCGCGCGCATGAATCCCGTACTTTTATCAAAGATATTTTTATAGTTTGCTGACCGCTCCTGAAATTCTTTCGCCAGATCCTCTCTGCCGAGTTCACCGGCCAGCTGAGATATGCACCAGTCGTCGTATGCATACTCGAGGGTCTTGGAGGCGGAGCTGCCGCTGACATCCTCGGGGACGTAGCCAAGGCTTTTGTAGGCGGCAATGCCATCGTAAGCGCCAAAGTTCGCGCTCCGCACGCATGAGGCAAGTGCTCGTTCGCCGTCGAATCCGCGTATCCCCTTCATCCACGCGTCGACGATGACAGGTACGGCGTGGTATCCGATCATGCACCAGTTCTCGTCAGAATGATGCGACCACACGGGAAGTATGCCGTGGACGCTCTCATCGCTGTGAGCGAGCATGGACCGTATCATGTCGGAGCTGCGCTGAGGCTCGATTATGGTGAGCAGGGGGTGCAAAGCCCTGTATGTGTCCCAGAGCGAGAAGATACTGTAATTGGTAAATCCGGGGTCGCGGTGGATCTCCTGGTCGAGCCCGCGGTAGCTGCCGTCGACATCGCAGAAGACGACGGGCGACATGCAGGCGTGGTACAGAGCTGTATAGAAATTGATCTTGCGGTCGGGTGAGGCATCGATCGTGATCTTCGATAGCTGCCGCTCCCATGCCGCGCGTGCCTCACCGCGTGTACGGTCGAAGTCCATGTGGGGCACTTCGGCGCGCAGGTTCTTTAAGGCGCCCGCCGCGCTGACCGGCGACAGGGCGAACTTTACGAGGATCTCGTCGCCTTCTTCGATGTCGAAATCGAAATGAGCCTTTATATTGCGACCAGCTCGTTCGGGAAAGTCCTCATTCTCATCGAACTTGCGCCACCAGCCGTTGTAGACGATATCCTCTTCGTTGTGGAGGCCATAGGAGCTTATCGGCTTTGAGAAGACCATCGCAAAAAATAAGCTCCGCGTTCTCGCCCACCCGCGGGTCTGTCTCATCCCTGTGACAAGGGTATCGTTCTCCACACGGATCGAGGACCAGATGACCTTGCCGTCGTAGTTGTATATGCCGTGGACCAGATCGAGGATGATGTGTGCGTCTGACTCTTTACCGGTAAAGCTGTACTTATGAAAGCCTACTCGCTCTGTAGCGGTAAGCTCGACATCTATTTCGTAGTCCGCGAGAGTCACCGCGTAATGTCCGGGGCTGGCCTTCTCGGTCGTTTTCGAATAGCGCGAGCGATAGCCAAAATCGGGGTCACCGGCTGTGCCGGGATTGAGGCGGATCGGGCCGACGGCCGGCATCAGAAGAAAGTCCCCGAGGTCGGAATGGCCCGTACCATTAAAATGCGTGTGACTGAATCCGACGATGGTCGGATCGTCATACTGGTACCCCGCACAGTACCTGTAGACATCGGGGTTGTAACCATCTCCGTATGTGAACATCAGTGTGTCGGTGTCGGGGCTCAGCTGCACCATCCCGAAAGGCATGGTCGCGCCGGGGAAAGTATGCCCCATGTCCCTTGTGCCGATGAAGGGGTTGACGTATGTGCAGAGCTCCTCGGCAGCTTTGGCTGCTTCGGCAGCAAGACTGGAGCCTGGACCAGACAGGGCGCTATAAGCGATACAGAAGATAATAAGAAGCCACTTAGTAGCCGATATTGTTCGCTGTGAAGATCTCATTTTCAGGCTCCTTATTCTATTACATGACTGGCGACATAAACCGGGTCAAATTCTCCCTGATGTCGCAGAATAGTCAAGAATAAATTTTGGCATCGTGTTCTGGTGGAGGATGAGGATGCATTTGATAACGAACTGGCAGCCGACGTAGTTAATGACGTCTACAGCATACATTATTATCATTTATCGCACTTATTGTCGCCTATGGACGACATTATCTACATGCATACTACGCCACCGGCTCTAATGACCTGATCCCCTATCTCTTTGATTTGTTTGAATTAAAATTGAAAAGAGCCTACTCGACTTGAACTAAAAAACCCGGCTGCCGGGGCTTCAACCCTTCTGACAACCGGGTTCATCACTACTTCGCAACTAATCGATTCAGATTCGTTCTACCGTAAAAGAATCATCTTTTTAATTTCCGTATCGTCTCCTGCCGTCAACTTGTAGAAGTAGACGCCGCTTACAACATCCGATCCGTTGAAATCCTTACCATCCCAGGATACGCTCCTCCGGCCAGCCTGTTCGAACTGGTCCTTGAGAGTTACGATCCTCTGTCCGGCGATGTTGTAGATATCGAGTTTCACATGGCCGCTCTTCGAGAGTCTGTACTCGATGATCGTGTTCGGATTGAACGGATTAGGATAGTTCTGGGCAAGGCTGAAAGTAACCGGAGTGTCGCCGGGTTCTGCCAGAACCATCCCATTCATGGCGGTCTCACCCGACAGGCTCACATCTTCTAACCAGTAATAATATCTGGCTCCATCAGCCTGGTCGTCAACGTAGCTATACTCTGCTCCTTCGATCTCATTGCCTCTTGAAGGAATAAGAGCTCCGTTGAGCCTGATCTTCTGACCAGCTGGCTCCCCGCTCCTGTACAAATTGAATCCCGCAGTGTTAAGTTCTGAATCGGTAATCCAATTGACTTCCACGTGATCACTATTTATACAGGCAAGAAACGAGGTTACATAAACCGCTGTCGATGGCGGTGGCTCTGGATATAAAGTTTGGAGCGCCGAGACATCATCCGTCGTCTCGTGGCGTCTCACACCCGAAGGCCAGTCAGCTTCCATCACATCCCAGCCTGCGCCATGCTGAAGCCCGAGAGCGTGACCGAATTCATGTTTGAAGACAGTGAGTAGATCCCATTTACCCTCGGCATCTCCGCCCACTTTGGCAGTACCATGTGTGCCGTTCATATCGTATTCGGTATCTGCCTTGGGCGTCGGATCCACAAACCAACTCTTACCTTCATTTAAATATATCTCGTTCGTCGGATAATTCGCCGCTTCGGCTCCTTGATTCCATGGAGCAGCCGCGATCCCACCATCTCCACCAAAATTCCACATTCCGACAGCAGTACTGATATCAATATCCGATCCCCAGTCCTTGAATAGACTGGCGTCTTCCCACCTTATCGTTATGTCTGGTGTATCAGTGGCTCCCGCCTCTGAGACGTTAAGCCTGTCTGTCAGGTGATCGGTCCATTCGGAGATCGCTTCACGGATGGCCGCTTTTTCGGCGGCAGTCGAACTTCGTGATGGATGAGGATTGGCCCCTCCCGGGCTATCGACGAACTTGTATGTGACCGATCCAGTCCATTTTCCACCTGCTCCCCATGTCCCTGTCCATGTGCCGGCGATCACCGCCGCGGTCAAAATCAGAGTTGTCAATCCGGCAACGACAAGGAAGATAAAA includes the following:
- a CDS encoding GH92 family glycosyl hydrolase; this translates as MRSSQRTISATKWLLIIFCIAYSALSGPGSSLAAEAAKAAEELCTYVNPFIGTRDMGHTFPGATMPFGMVQLSPDTDTLMFTYGDGYNPDVYRYCAGYQYDDPTIVGFSHTHFNGTGHSDLGDFLLMPAVGPIRLNPGTAGDPDFGYRSRYSKTTEKASPGHYAVTLADYEIDVELTATERVGFHKYSFTGKESDAHIILDLVHGIYNYDGKVIWSSIRVENDTLVTGMRQTRGWARTRSLFFAMVFSKPISSYGLHNEEDIVYNGWWRKFDENEDFPERAGRNIKAHFDFDIEEGDEILVKFALSPVSAAGALKNLRAEVPHMDFDRTRGEARAAWERQLSKITIDASPDRKINFYTALYHACMSPVVFCDVDGSYRGLDQEIHRDPGFTNYSIFSLWDTYRALHPLLTIIEPQRSSDMIRSMLAHSDESVHGILPVWSHHSDENWCMIGYHAVPVIVDAWMKGIRGFDGERALASCVRSANFGAYDGIAAYKSLGYVPEDVSGSSASKTLEYAYDDWCISQLAGELGREDLAKEFQERSANYKNIFDKSTGFMRARNSDGAWLRPFDALSVAGQGYIEGNAWNYSLYVPHDVPGLIDLVGGNDRLVEWLDSLFVMSVSDEDIAHSEDVTRVGMIGNYVHGNEPSHHIAYLYSYAGAPEKTARRVRQIVDTMYRAAPDGLCGNDDCGQMSAWYIFSCLGFYPVCPGSNEYLIGVPCVEEAIIRPAGGPEIRIVTEEYNSGVQSVRSVKLDGKLLGGPFLDHSRLMNCSKLEFMLGGK
- a CDS encoding zinc-dependent metalloprotease, producing the protein MKRRLTFMRRNIPFIFLVVAGLTTLILTAAVIAGTWTGTWGAGGKWTGSVTYKFVDSPGGANPHPSRSSTAAEKAAIREAISEWTDHLTDRLNVSEAGATDTPDITIRWEDASLFKDWGSDIDISTAVGMWNFGGDGGIAAAPWNQGAEAANYPTNEIYLNEGKSWFVDPTPKADTEYDMNGTHGTAKVGGDAEGKWDLLTVFKHEFGHALGLQHGAGWDVMEADWPSGVRRHETTDDVSALQTLYPEPPPSTAVYVTSFLACINSDHVEVNWITDSELNTAGFNLYRSGEPAGQKIRLNGALIPSRGNEIEGAEYSYVDDQADGARYYYWLEDVSLSGETAMNGMVLAEPGDTPVTFSLAQNYPNPFNPNTIIEYRLSKSGHVKLDIYNIAGQRIVTLKDQFEQAGRRSVSWDGKDFNGSDVVSGVYFYKLTAGDDTEIKKMILLR